One Halolamina litorea genomic window carries:
- a CDS encoding DUF368 domain-containing protein, with protein sequence MGVRETLGVYLRGIAMGAADAVPGVSGGTIALLTGIYPRLIGAVTAVEPDRVLSVLGTPFPDRRSEGIAAFREMDGLFLAALGLGIASAVVTVSRVLEHAMEAYPAATFGGFFGLIGASAWLLRGQMRLDTRGRWAAGIAGFGVAFLLSGQAEGALGHALPVTFLAGAIAVTAMILPGVSGSLLLLLLGQYEYMVTQLRKFVDGLLALVSGNTTGLPAETATIVTFLAGGVFGLFTVSHAVKWALDRRRAETMTFLVALVVGALRAPVVQAGSELPAGWTNSSIVVFLVTGGVGAALVLAVERVAGRDALE encoded by the coding sequence ATGGGGGTTCGCGAGACGCTCGGCGTCTACCTTCGCGGGATCGCGATGGGTGCCGCCGACGCGGTGCCGGGCGTCTCGGGCGGGACGATCGCGCTGCTGACGGGGATCTACCCCCGGCTGATCGGCGCGGTCACCGCCGTCGAACCGGACCGCGTGCTCTCCGTGCTCGGGACCCCGTTCCCCGACCGGCGTAGCGAGGGGATCGCGGCGTTCCGCGAGATGGACGGCCTCTTCCTCGCCGCGCTGGGGTTGGGTATCGCGAGCGCCGTCGTCACCGTTTCTCGGGTGCTCGAACACGCGATGGAGGCGTACCCGGCGGCGACGTTCGGCGGCTTCTTCGGCCTCATCGGCGCCTCGGCGTGGCTGCTGCGCGGCCAGATGCGACTCGACACGCGCGGGCGCTGGGCGGCCGGGATCGCCGGCTTCGGCGTCGCCTTCCTCCTTTCGGGGCAGGCCGAGGGCGCTCTCGGTCACGCGCTCCCCGTCACCTTCCTCGCCGGCGCGATCGCGGTGACGGCGATGATCCTGCCGGGGGTTTCCGGCTCGCTGCTCCTGCTCCTGTTGGGACAGTACGAATATATGGTGACACAGCTGAGAAAATTCGTCGACGGCCTACTCGCGCTCGTCAGCGGGAATACGACTGGTCTCCCGGCGGAGACGGCGACTATCGTTACCTTCCTTGCAGGCGGTGTGTTCGGGCTGTTCACTGTCTCCCACGCCGTGAAGTGGGCACTGGATCGTCGTCGGGCGGAGACGATGACGTTCCTCGTCGCGCTGGTCGTCGGCGCGCTCCGGGCGCCGGTGGTGCAGGCCGGCAGCGAACTCCCTGCTGGCTGGACGAACTCTTCGATAGTGGTGTTTCTGGTGACCGGCGGTGTGGGCGCGGCCCTCGTGCTTGCCGTGGAACGGGTAGCCGGAAGAGACGCACTGGAGTAG